One Enterobacter asburiae genomic window, AAGTCTGGCCGGAAGGCGAGCTGCCTTCCACGCTGGCGGAGCAGGTACAGCCGCTGTTCAGCACCGATTTCTGGCGCGAAAAATGGCTGGTGACCGAGGGCAAAAGCCGCATCGAAATCGCCCTCGATCTGGGGGAAGTGAAGGCGGGTGAGTTCCAGGAACCGATTTGCGAACTGGAGCTTGAGCTGCTGGAAGGGGACGCAAATGACGTGCTGAAGCTGGCGCGCAGGCTGGTGAACCAGTCCGGGTTACGTCAGGGAAGCCTGAGTAAAGCCGCGCGGGGTTACCATCTGGCCGCCGGAAATGCGCCGCGCGTGCTGAAAGAGACGACCATCCTGCACGTTGCGCCGAAAGCCAGCGTTGAGCAGGGTCTGGAAGCCGCGCTGGAGCTGGCGCTTTCTCAGTGGCAGTACCATGAAGAGCTGTGGGTGCGAAATGTGAAAAACGCGAAATCCCACGTGCTGGCGGCGATCGCCCTGGTGCGCCATACCCTGACGCTGTTCGGCGGTATTGTTCCTCGCAAAGCGAGCGCTCACTTACGTGACCTGCTGACGCAAACCGAAACGCTGATGCTCTCCGACGTATCGGCGCAAACGGCGATCTACAGCCCGCAAGCCGCGACGGCAAAACTGGCGCTGACCGAGTTCCTGGTGACGCGCGGCTGGCGCGCCTTCCTGGATGCGAAAGCAGAGGCCAAAATCGCGGAAAACTTTAAGCGTTTCGCGGATATTCATCTTTCCCGTCATGCCGCCGAACTGAAGACTACGTTTGCTTACCCGCTGGGCGACCAGTATGGCGATCAGCTTCCCCGTCTGTCGCGCAACATCGACAGCATGGTGCTGCTTTCCGGTGCCTATGACGGCGTGAAGGCGCAGGCCTGGCTGGAGAACTGGCAGGGTCTGAAGCATGCCATTGAAACCCGCCAGCATATTGAGATTGAGCATTTCCGTAACGAGGCCATTTCGCAGGAGCCGTTCTGGCTGCACAGCGGAAAACGTTAACTCTGGCAAGGAACCCCTATAATGCCGCTTTCTTCAGCGTTACAGCAGCAGTGGCAGACCGTTTGCGAACGTCTGCCTGAGTCATTACCGGCGTCATCGTTAAGCGAGCAGGCGAAGAGCGTGCTCGCCTTCAGTGATTTTGTGCAGGAAAGTATCGCCGCCAACCCGGACTGGCTGGCAGAGCTTGAGAACGCGCCGCCGCAGGCGGACGAGTGGCGGCATTACGCCGGCTGGCTGCAAACTGCGCTCGAAGACGTTGCGGATGAAGCCACGCTGATGCGCGTCCTGCGCCAGTTCCGCCGTCGGGTGATGGTGCGCATTGCCTGGGCGCAGTCGCTGGAGCTGGTGAGCGAAGAGAGCACGCTGCAGCAGCTAAGCGAGCTGGCGCAAACGCTGATTGTCGCCGCGCGCGACTGGCTCTACGCCGCCTGTTGTAAAGAGTGGGGCACGCCGTGCAGCGAGGAAGGGGTTCCTCAGCCGCTGTTGATTCTGGGGATGGGCAAGCTGGGCGGCTGCGAGCTGAACTTCTCCTCCGACATCGACCTGATTTTTGCCTGGCCTGAGAACGGCTCCACGCGCGGCGGCCGTCGCGAGCTGGACAACGCCCAGTTCTTTACCCGTCTCGGCCAGCGTCTGATTAAGGCGCTGGATCAGCCGACGCAGGACGGTTTTGTTTACCGCGTGGACATGCGCCTGCGGCCGTTTGGCGACAGCGGCCCGCTGGTGCTGAGCTTTGCCGCGCTGGAAGATTACTACCAGGAGCAGGGGCGCGACTGGGAGCGCTATGCGATGGTTAAAGCGCGGATAATGGGCGACAGCGACGACGCTTACGCCAACGAGCTGCGCGCCATGCTGCGCCCGTTCGTGTTCCGTCGCTATATCGACTTCAGCGTGATCCAGTCCCTGCGTAACATGAAAGGGATGATTGCCCGTGAGGTGCGCCGTCGTGGTCTGAAGGACAACATCAAGCTCGGCGCGGGCGGCATTCGCGAAATCGAATTTATCGTTCAGGTCTTCCAGCTTATTCGTGGCGGCCGTGAGCCGTCCCTGCAGTCCCGCTCGCTGCTGCCGACGCTGAGCGCCATCGAGCAGCTGCACCTGCTGCCGGACGGCGACGCGCAAACCCTGCGCGAGGCCTATCTGTTCCTGCGCCGTCTGGAAAACCTGCTGCAAAGCATCAACGACGAACAGACCCAGACCCTGCCGGGCGATGACCTTAACCGGGCGCGTCTGGCCTGGGGCATGCGCGTGGACGACTGGTCAGCGTTAACCGAACGGCTTGACGCCCATATGGCGGGCGTGCGCCGCATCTTTAACGAGCTGATCGGTGATGACGAAAGTGAATCGCAGGACGATGCGCTTTCCGAGCACTGGCGCGAGCTGTGGCAGGACGCGCTTCAGGAAGATGACACCACGCCGGTGCTGACGCACTTAACCGACGACGCGCGCCACCGCGTGGTGGCGCTGATCGCGGATTTCCGTCTTGAGCTGAACAAACGCGCCATCGGTCCACGCGGCCGTCAGGTGCTGGATCACCTGATGCCGCACCTGCTGAGCGAGGTCTGCTCGCGGGCGGACGCGCCGGTGCCGGTGTCGCGCATGATGCCGCTGCTGAGCGGGATTATCACGCGTACCACCTATCTGGAGCTCCTGAGCGAGTTTCCGGGGGCACTCAAGCACCTGATTACGCTCTGCGCCGCGTCGCCGATGGTGGCCAACAAGCTGGCGCGTTACCCGCTGCTGCTGGATGAGCTGCTCGACCCGAACACGCTGTATCAGCCAACGGCGACGGATGCCTACCGGGACGAGCTGCGTCAGTATCTGCTGCGCGTGCCGGAAGAAGACGAAGAGCAACAGCTGGAGGCGCTGCGTCAGTTTAAGCAGGCGCAGATGCTGCGCGTGGCGGCGGCGGATATCGCCGGAACGCTGCCGGTGATGAAAGTGAGCGATCACTTAACCTGGCTGGCAGAGGCGATCATCGACGCGGTAGTGCATCAGGCGTGGGTACAGATGGTGGCGCGCTACGGCCAGCCGAAACACCTGGCCGATCGTGAAGGACGCGGCTTTGCAGTCGTGGGGTACGGCAAGCTCGGCGGCTGGGAGCTGGGCTATAGCTCCGATCTGGATTTAATCTTCCTGCACGACTGCCCGGTTGACGTGATGACCGACGGCGAGCGTGAGATTGACGGGCGCCAGTTCTACCTGCGCCTGGCGCAGCGCATCATGCACCTGTTCAGTACCCGCACCTCGTCGGGCATTTTGTATGAAGTGGATGCGCGCCTGCGTCCGTCCGGCGCGGCGGGCATGCTGGTGACCTCAACGGACTCCTTCGCCGATTACCAGAAGAACGAAGCCTGGACGTGGGAGCATCAGGCGCTGGTGCGCGCTCGCGTGGTGTATGGCGATCCGCAGCTCAAAACGCAATTTGACGTCATCCGCAGGGAGGTTATGACCATCGTGCGTGATGGCAGCACGCTGCAAACGGAAGTGCGTGAAATGCGCGAAAAAATGCGCGCGCATCTCGGCAATAAACATCGCGATCGCTTTGATATTAAAGCCGACGAGGGCGGGATTACCGATATTGAATTCATCACCCAGTATCTGGTGCTGCTGCACGCCCATGACAAGCCGAAGCTGACGCGCTGGTCGGATAACGTGCGCATTCTGGAACTGCTGGCGCAAAACGACATCATGGACGAGCAGGAGGCGCAGGCCTTAACCCGTGCCTACACGACGCTTCGCGACGAGCTTCATCACCTGGCGCTGCAGGAGGAACCGGGGCACGTGGCGCTGGACAGTTTTGCTCATGAACGTGCTCAGGTAACGGCCAGCTGGCAGAAGTGGCTGGTGGAACCGTGCGTAACAAATCAAGTGTGATATTATCGCGCGCAAATTGTGAATCTTTCTGGAGTCAGGAATGAAAGTAACACTGCCAGAGTTTGAACGTGCTGGGGTAATGGTTGTTGGGGATGTGATGCTGGATCGCTACTGGTATGGGCCTACCAGCCGCATCTCTCCGGAAGCACCGGTACCGGTGGTTAAGGTCGACACCATTGAAGAGCGTCCCGGCGGCGCGGCAAACGTGGCGATGAACATTGCCTCTCTGGGCGCGCAGTCGCGTCTGGTTGGCCTGACCGGCATCGACGATGCGGCGCGCGCGCTGAGCAAGTCGCTGGCGGACGTGAACGTGAAGTGCGACTTCGTTTCTGTTCCGACCCACCCGACCATCACCAAGCTGCGCGTGCTGTCGCGCAACCAGCAGCTGATCCGCCTCGACTTTGAAGAAGGTTTCGAGGGCGTTGATCCCGAGCCGCTGCACGAGCGTATCAACCAGGCGCTGGGCAATATCGGCGCGCTGGTGCTGTCCGACTACGCCAAAGGCGCGCTGGCCAGTGTGAAGACGATGATTCAGCTGGCGCGTAAAGCCAACGTCCCGGTGCTGATCGACCCGAAAGGGACCGATTTTGAGCGCTATCGCGGCGCAACCCTGCTGACGCCAAACCTCTCCGAGTTCGAAGCGGTGGCGGGCAAGTGCAAAACCGAAGAAGAGCTGGTTGAGCGCGGCATGAAGATCATTGCTGACTTTGAGCTGTCCGCGCTGCTGGTCACCCGCTCCGAGCAGGGGATGACGCTGCTGCAGCCGGGCAAAGCGCCGCTGCATATGCCAACTCAGGCGCAGGAAGTGTACGACGTGACCGGTGCCGGTGATACGGTGATCGGCGTGCTGGCGGCAACGCTGGCAGCAGGAAACTCGCTGGAAGAGGCGTGCTACTTCGCCAACGCCGCGGCGGGCGTGGTCGTCGGTAAGCTTGGGACCTCAACCGTTTCGCCAATCGAGCTGGAAAACGCGGTGCGCGGGCGTGCGGATACCGGTTTTGGCGTCATGACCGAAGACGAGCTGAAGGTGGCCGTCGCCGCCGCGCGCAAGCGTGGTGAAAAAGTGGTGATGACCAACGGCGTATTTGACATCCTGCACGCGGGCCACGTTTCGTATCTGGCGAACGCGCGCAAGCTGGGCGATCGCCTGATTGTGGCGGTCAACAGCGATGCGTCGACGAAGCGCCTGAAGGGTGAAACGCGTCCGGTGAACCCGCTCGAGCAGCGCATGATTGTGCTCGGCGCGCTGGAAGCGGTGGACTGGGTGGTGTCGTTTGAAGAAGACACGCCGCAGCGCCTGATTGCCGGCATTCTGCCGGACCTGCTGGTAAAAGGCGGGGATTACAAACCGGAGCAAATCGCGGGTAGCGAAGAGGTCTGGGCTAACGGCGGTGAAGTGATGGTGCTCAATTTTGAGGACGGGTGTTCCACTACCAACATCATCAAGAAGATCCAGAAAGACAGTCAGTAAAAAACGGGCCATCTGGCCCGTTTTTTTTATGTCGGGTGGCGGCTGCGCCTTACCCGACCTACGCGTTCATGTAGGCCCGGTAAGGCGTAGCCGCCACCGGGCACAACAGGCCGCACTTACTCCTGGTCGTCCACCGGTGGAATAGCCGGTGCCGGCTTCACTTCTTCCGGCGCATTACGGTTTTCCAGCTCGGTCAGACGCTGTTCCAGCAGCGCCAGCTTCTCGCGGGTGCGCAGCAGAACCTGGGTCTGCACGTCAAACTCTTCGCGGCTGACTAAATCAAGGCGAACCAACTGCGCCTGCAGCGTCTGGCGGATTTTTTTTTCTACGTCATCACCAAATTCACGAATGCCTTTTGGCATCGATTCATGAACCTGACGCGCGATCTGCTCAATTTTTTTCGGGTCAATCATTGTCGTTTCCCTTGATGGAAAGGTGTTAGTGTCCATTGTAGCGCGTCATGCCCGGGGTAAACAAAATTGTTTGATGCTTATGCATTGCCCAGGATAATCAATAGCGTTATAGTTATCTCGCTTATTCTCAGGGCGGGGCGAAATTCCCCACCGGCGGTAAATCAGCGTGACGCTGAAAGCCCGCGAGCGCTTTGGGTGAAAACTCAAAGGTCAGCAGATCCGGTGTAATTCCGGGGCCGACGGTTAGAGTCCGGATGGGAGA contains:
- a CDS encoding CYTH domain-containing protein, with the translated sequence MAQEIELKFIVEKDSVDALRQHLHTLSGEHHAPVQLLNIYYETPDNWLRRHDMGLRIRGASGRYEMTMKIAGRVVGGLHQRPEYNIDISTPELELDRFPAEVWPEGELPSTLAEQVQPLFSTDFWREKWLVTEGKSRIEIALDLGEVKAGEFQEPICELELELLEGDANDVLKLARRLVNQSGLRQGSLSKAARGYHLAAGNAPRVLKETTILHVAPKASVEQGLEAALELALSQWQYHEELWVRNVKNAKSHVLAAIALVRHTLTLFGGIVPRKASAHLRDLLTQTETLMLSDVSAQTAIYSPQAATAKLALTEFLVTRGWRAFLDAKAEAKIAENFKRFADIHLSRHAAELKTTFAYPLGDQYGDQLPRLSRNIDSMVLLSGAYDGVKAQAWLENWQGLKHAIETRQHIEIEHFRNEAISQEPFWLHSGKR
- the glnE gene encoding bifunctional [glutamate--ammonia ligase]-adenylyl-L-tyrosine phosphorylase/[glutamate--ammonia-ligase] adenylyltransferase; amino-acid sequence: MPLSSALQQQWQTVCERLPESLPASSLSEQAKSVLAFSDFVQESIAANPDWLAELENAPPQADEWRHYAGWLQTALEDVADEATLMRVLRQFRRRVMVRIAWAQSLELVSEESTLQQLSELAQTLIVAARDWLYAACCKEWGTPCSEEGVPQPLLILGMGKLGGCELNFSSDIDLIFAWPENGSTRGGRRELDNAQFFTRLGQRLIKALDQPTQDGFVYRVDMRLRPFGDSGPLVLSFAALEDYYQEQGRDWERYAMVKARIMGDSDDAYANELRAMLRPFVFRRYIDFSVIQSLRNMKGMIAREVRRRGLKDNIKLGAGGIREIEFIVQVFQLIRGGREPSLQSRSLLPTLSAIEQLHLLPDGDAQTLREAYLFLRRLENLLQSINDEQTQTLPGDDLNRARLAWGMRVDDWSALTERLDAHMAGVRRIFNELIGDDESESQDDALSEHWRELWQDALQEDDTTPVLTHLTDDARHRVVALIADFRLELNKRAIGPRGRQVLDHLMPHLLSEVCSRADAPVPVSRMMPLLSGIITRTTYLELLSEFPGALKHLITLCAASPMVANKLARYPLLLDELLDPNTLYQPTATDAYRDELRQYLLRVPEEDEEQQLEALRQFKQAQMLRVAAADIAGTLPVMKVSDHLTWLAEAIIDAVVHQAWVQMVARYGQPKHLADREGRGFAVVGYGKLGGWELGYSSDLDLIFLHDCPVDVMTDGEREIDGRQFYLRLAQRIMHLFSTRTSSGILYEVDARLRPSGAAGMLVTSTDSFADYQKNEAWTWEHQALVRARVVYGDPQLKTQFDVIRREVMTIVRDGSTLQTEVREMREKMRAHLGNKHRDRFDIKADEGGITDIEFITQYLVLLHAHDKPKLTRWSDNVRILELLAQNDIMDEQEAQALTRAYTTLRDELHHLALQEEPGHVALDSFAHERAQVTASWQKWLVEPCVTNQV
- the hldE gene encoding bifunctional D-glycero-beta-D-manno-heptose-7-phosphate kinase/D-glycero-beta-D-manno-heptose 1-phosphate adenylyltransferase HldE, whose protein sequence is MKVTLPEFERAGVMVVGDVMLDRYWYGPTSRISPEAPVPVVKVDTIEERPGGAANVAMNIASLGAQSRLVGLTGIDDAARALSKSLADVNVKCDFVSVPTHPTITKLRVLSRNQQLIRLDFEEGFEGVDPEPLHERINQALGNIGALVLSDYAKGALASVKTMIQLARKANVPVLIDPKGTDFERYRGATLLTPNLSEFEAVAGKCKTEEELVERGMKIIADFELSALLVTRSEQGMTLLQPGKAPLHMPTQAQEVYDVTGAGDTVIGVLAATLAAGNSLEEACYFANAAAGVVVGKLGTSTVSPIELENAVRGRADTGFGVMTEDELKVAVAAARKRGEKVVMTNGVFDILHAGHVSYLANARKLGDRLIVAVNSDASTKRLKGETRPVNPLEQRMIVLGALEAVDWVVSFEEDTPQRLIAGILPDLLVKGGDYKPEQIAGSEEVWANGGEVMVLNFEDGCSTTNIIKKIQKDSQ
- the ubiK gene encoding ubiquinone biosynthesis accessory factor UbiK, which produces MIDPKKIEQIARQVHESMPKGIREFGDDVEKKIRQTLQAQLVRLDLVSREEFDVQTQVLLRTREKLALLEQRLTELENRNAPEEVKPAPAIPPVDDQE